The Fusarium falciforme chromosome 4, complete sequence genomic interval GGATGGTGATCTTGACAACATCGTCGCAACAAAACAGATGTGTCAGGATAAACTACGCAATGTAGTCGAAAAACGTGCCAAGAAGAATGCTGGTAAGTTCCGTCCTTACTCCCCCTTCTCTCAGAGCCACCTCACTTACAACCAAAGGTACACCTCGGAGTGCAGACAGTCCAACTGACCTCGTCCGAGGCCGAGCATCAAGACTCATCGAGACAACAAGCTTCCCCCTCGTCTTCGAACATGCCATCCTCCCCTTCCTCTCCAAGTATCTCCCAGCTTGGGTCGGTCCCCGCCACGTCGTCACTGTCACCAGGGGCAAGACACCCCAGATGAAGCGTATCTGCATCATGAGCCCCAAGGCAATCTCTTTTGCCCGCAAGATCATCATTGCCAGCCACGTCCAGGACCTCATACCCGCGAGTTTCCTCAACCTTGTCTCCTTTGTGTTTGCAAAAGGCGAAGTCAGCCGCACTGTGACTTGGGCTAGGGGTTTGGGCAAGGACCACAAGGACGATATCTGCACGGCTAGAAACCCTTACTTCTTCCGGGATCCTTGCATGGGTGACAGCATCGGTGTCAAGGGGAACGATGCCTTTGAAGATAGCACGGCCACGCTGGGTCCTTGCCTCACCGTTGGGGGCGGCAGCTACTGGCTGGGCAACTTTCACCCCTTCATGGAGGCGTACCATAACCTCTCCCAAGTCCAGGTCGAGCACCCATCCTTTCAAGATCGCAAGCGATGTATATCAGAGGGTCACGATGCTCTGACACAGGCAGCCAGCTTCAGCCTCGGAAACCTCGAGGTCACGTCTGGGCTCAATCTCAAGACGACGCGCATCTCTCACGATCCTTACTGGGAAGAGTGTGAAATGGATAAGCCCCTGATCGTGACTGACTGGGCTCTCATCGCCTCCCGCTCCTCGCACGCCAACATGCTCCGTCGTTTCCCCTCCGACACTCTGCCCCAGGTCCGAGAAGCCATCGTCACCACCACGGCACCCATCATGCCTGGTGCCGATGTCCTCTCTAGCGGTCGAACCTCTGGATATCAACGCGGTCAGATAGGAGAGATTCCAGCTTACGTCTCAGGGGAAGAAAACGGCACCCACAAGGCCACTAGGGAGTGGTTCATCGAGGAGCCGTACCCTCAAGACAACGAAGACGACTGGATCCGTGGAGGCATCGGCGTCAACGGTGATAGCGGCGCGGCCATTGTCGACGCGAGCACTCATAGCCTCGTAGGCCAAGTCTGGGGACGAAACCACTATTGGGGTCCTGGCCAGCGAGTTACGTACTTTACTCCCATCGCCGATATCTTTGATGATATCCAGGAAAAGTGTGGCCAACAGACACGTCCCCAGCTCCCTCAACACCGTGACGAAGCCGACTGTATCCCCCCTTATCCCTCGTGTCGTCAGTGCTATGACCTACGAACCTACCTCGATAGTCGTAGGAGTTCACGTATGTCACTGCAGAGTATGATCATGGGCACTGGGGACGCCGACCAGGACCTCACCTCTATTGAGGCTGCCTCTGAGCTAGCTACTCCCAGAGACTACAACCGTTATCCAggcgtcgaggaggccggttcctccttcaacaccatcgtcTCGCCCGCACCGGGGCCAGGGTCAGGAACCCCCATGATAGCAGACGCGAGGAGTCCATATGCCCTCACGCTAGACCCAGAAGACTTGTACGGTCCTTCGTTTGCCGCTCTAAATCAGCCGCAAAAGAGGAGAGCGTCAGGTCACACCAGCTGCCCGAGCTTCAACAAGCCAAAGAGACAAAGGGCTGGTGAGTAGCCTCAGGCGGCGAAACCTCCCCGtgccatcttcttggcccgCGCATCACGCCGGTTATGATTCGCCCGAGATCCCTTATGGGCCTCCTTGTTCCTCCTGGCCGACTCAGTCTCCTTTTCGCCTGTAGGCCCGGCGACGTTGCCTCCTCTGCCACGAccacctcgtcctcgtcctcgcccgCGACCCCCTCTTCCACCCCGGGATGATCCTCCGTCGGCTTCactttcctcctctcccgaTCCTGTTGGTGTTGCTCTCCAGGAGGTCCGCTCCAGTTGCGCTTGTTGGCCGGCAAAGGCATACTTTGCCTCCAGTCGTCGCTTTTGCTGAGGGTTTCTCACCAGCATAAGTGCCCATccctcgatggcctcgtccGTCATTCCGGTATCTTCCCTCAATTTCGCTCGCTGGTTTCCTCTCCTGATGGCCGCGTCGCGATTAAATAGCTTGGAATCCATCTGGTACGCCCGGAATAATGTCTCCTCGTTACCATCATTCGCGCCATCGGCTTCCTGGTTCGAGGCATCAACCGTGCCACCCACATCCGCTGCGTCATAGGTATCGTCCCGTTCATCGTCATCTGAGTCAAATGCCGCCAGAGCAGAAAGAATCGCCGACTTGTTGGGCGCGTTTGCCTTATCCTTGAGCATCTCATCCGCGCTCTTCCCGGGCTTCTTTCCGAATGAAACCTTGGATACGTCCATGGATAGGCGGTCaaactcgtcatcgtcaaacaCATTATGCCGTGTTGGAACCTGAGGAGGCGTAGGACGTGGTGCAAGTTCCGCATGTCGTGGTTCAGTATGTGATGTCCTGTGCATGTTAGCCATGAAGGGAGACATATGCGTCCAGGGGACATACAAGGGCTCGCTGCGGTCTGCACTAGCTAGATGAGGTGGTAGACTCTCGCCTAGCAGATTTGCAACCACTTGTtcgacatcatctccatACTCGTCCAGACACTTGGCCACAAAGCCTGCTCCCAAGTCGGGGAATAGGTCTTGAACCTGAGTGATCTGGCTCATTCGATGAACATGAATATCTGCATCCACATCTTGCTGTGtttccttgcccttgcccttgtccaCTTTTCGTCTCACCAGGCGCTTGGGTCGTACCATGGCGCCCTTCTTAAAACTTTCCAATGCCGTAATTCGTTTCTTCAAGTTATCCGTAGCCGCTCCTGAATCTTCTGCTCTTCGTAGAAGTATCTTGAGTAGAGGAGTACTTGTAACTAGTTCCGGGACCAAAGAGTCGTTAACGTTGAGAGGGCCAGCTTTGTGAGCGTCAGCCGCTTCTTTAAGCGCATATAGCTGATCGCTCAGCATCGACCACTTGGCCGGTTCGGCATCTATCAAGCCAACAAGACATAGATATGCCGTCGTCACAATAACCTTCCGCAGGGGCGGGTTCATGACGCGGAAGCACACAACCAGCCCATCGAGGAAATCAGCACCTGCGAGGAACAAGGTGCAGGCATCCGGTGAGGCGTGCAGCAAATAGTTCAGGCGTGTAAGATGAGCCTCGACGAGCTTCAGGTCGCCCTTTATCCCCGAGTCCAGCTGTGGAAtgagctgcttcttcaaGGTTGAGAGAGACGACTCGAGTGGTGCGGCATGTTGCTGAAAGAGTTGGGCGATGAGAGGTGCTGTGAGTTTCCGTGGGAAGATCCTTGCAACATCTGCCAAGAATGGAAATCCCAGAAGCTGTGATGGCGGAGAAAGAGTAAGCACTCTAGAAGTGAGCTGGAAAACCGCCTTTGGTAGTGTCGTCGAGTGTGATTCCAGAACTGTGAAACCCGCATTGGCCGTCTCCTCTGCAAAAGTGGCCAGAAATGTGGCTACAGAATCATCGTGTGAGAGTGCTGCCTTAAGCTGCTTGTCGGGCAAAGCAACAAGAGCACGACACAGCGACGTCCATGCGTCGAGTAGAGAGTTCCATTCGCTGGGTGAAAGGTGTTGTCGCCATGAGGCCTGAGGGAAAGGTGCGAGGGGAGGTAGAGAGGACATGGCGGAGGGTGCCCCTCGTTGGGTAGGTAGGTATCTTGGAGATGGGAATAAACAGG includes:
- a CDS encoding C2H2-type domain-containing protein, whose amino-acid sequence is MNRKRTIRRAVPLDGPTARPRSVPAPPKASASFDSPALDFRLPSELGFGFDCYRSASPSNLDCAPLRLSHWDSSYCGREMSTVSTDTQSSSSVGSLLSSVSTDTGDTLTIRNGTVPSRGPSPLQTSCLGDSAHPFVCLGPRCQEAFASDEELRCHVKSTHTHSCNWVGCTHPSFSTRDGLIYHVKVEHLVVCPIPGCVESSFQSSRLLQSHIMLAHPKDGDDDVKEWQLPAKVEPIENSIASPVEVARLGKRKERDGDLDNIVATKQMCQDKLRNVVEKRAKKNAGTPRSADSPTDLVRGRASRLIETTSFPLVFEHAILPFLSKYLPAWVGPRHVVTVTRGKTPQMKRICIMSPKAISFARKIIIASHVQDLIPASFLNLVSFVFAKGEVSRTVTWARGLGKDHKDDICTARNPYFFRDPCMGDSIGVKGNDAFEDSTATLGPCLTVGGGSYWLGNFHPFMEAYHNLSQVQVEHPSFQDRKRCISEGHDALTQAASFSLGNLEVTSGLNLKTTRISHDPYWEECEMDKPLIVTDWALIASRSSHANMLRRFPSDTLPQVREAIVTTTAPIMPGADVLSSGRTSGYQRGQIGEIPAYVSGEENGTHKATREWFIEEPYPQDNEDDWIRGGIGVNGDSGAAIVDASTHSLVGQVWGRNHYWGPGQRVTYFTPIADIFDDIQEKCGQQTRPQLPQHRDEADCIPPYPSCRQCYDLRTYLDSRRSSRMSLQSMIMGTGDADQDLTSIEAASELATPRDYNRYPGVEEAGSSFNTIVSPAPGPGSGTPMIADARSPYALTLDPEDLYGPSFAALNQPQKRRASGHTSCPSFNKPKRQRAGE